A genomic segment from Flavobacteriales bacterium encodes:
- the yidD gene encoding membrane protein insertion efficiency factor YidD, producing MFTKFFSFLLILPIRFYKGAISPWLPATCRYTPTCSTYAMEAIQVWGPIKGLWLAIRRISSCHPWGGHGYDPVPKRDEKP from the coding sequence ATGTTCACAAAGTTCTTTTCGTTCCTTCTGATCCTGCCGATCAGGTTCTACAAAGGCGCCATTTCGCCTTGGTTGCCGGCTACCTGTAGGTACACGCCCACGTGTTCCACCTATGCCATGGAGGCCATTCAGGTATGGGGGCCGATAAAAGGACTGTGGTTGGCCATCAGGCGCATTTCCTCCTGCCATCCGTGGGGCGGGCATGGCTACGACCCGGTGCCGAAACGAGATGAAAAGCCATGA
- a CDS encoding TonB family protein, whose product MQRKTIIFFFALFGTVYSNTVAGQDTTAQEVTEMTVSNMPDNHEAIEKQVFKTLAENLKYPELAKSEKIGGIVYVQFIVSKTGELRDFEVVHGVREDIDREALRVAKLLTSLDWKPSTDLNGKPLDTFYTVPVTFEP is encoded by the coding sequence ATGCAGAGAAAGACCATTATTTTTTTCTTCGCTCTGTTTGGAACAGTGTATTCTAATACTGTAGCCGGACAAGACACCACAGCACAAGAGGTCACAGAAATGACGGTCTCTAATATGCCAGACAACCACGAAGCCATTGAGAAACAAGTATTCAAAACGCTTGCAGAAAACCTGAAGTATCCTGAACTGGCAAAATCGGAAAAGATCGGAGGAATAGTTTATGTCCAATTCATTGTTTCCAAGACTGGAGAGCTAAGAGATTTTGAAGTTGTCCATGGAGTTAGGGAGGACATTGATAGAGAAGCGCTTAGAGTAGCAAAACTGTTGACTTCTTTGGACTGGAAGCCATCAACTGATCTGAATGGAAAGCCTTTAGACACATTCTATACTGTTCCAGTAACGTTTGAACCATAA
- a CDS encoding aminopeptidase, with the protein MKIFRTLSLLLLAALAGQTFAQDTLTNKKGSKYVFDLINRYDATPIENQNNTGTCWSFSTLSYFESELLRKGKGEHTLSEMYVVRKAYEGKAENYIRMHGNHNFGPGGAFHDIPWVIRHYGIVPQEVYKGLEYGSETHNHEELDGILTASVKVIKDNPQKTLTPAWKKAISGVLDAYLGDDPKEFTYNGKNYTPRSYADELGLNMDDYVAITSYTHHPFYSQFVLEIPDNWAFGLCYNVPLDELMQVMEHAVSSGYTFAWGADVSEDGFAFREGLAILPKDETTIKKRGKDGKYYNDGGAEKSSNAFEEPVEQCWVTQEERQEAFDNFETTDDHGMHVTGLVKDQMGNKYFIVKNSWGLKYNDCDGYFYASEAYARYKTMNIFLHKDAIPKDIKKKLGI; encoded by the coding sequence ATGAAGATCTTCCGCACCCTTTCCTTGCTTCTGCTGGCTGCGCTGGCAGGACAGACATTCGCACAGGATACCCTCACCAACAAGAAGGGCAGCAAGTACGTTTTCGACCTGATAAACCGCTACGATGCCACGCCCATCGAGAACCAGAACAACACTGGCACCTGCTGGAGTTTCTCCACCCTCTCCTACTTTGAATCGGAACTGCTGCGCAAAGGCAAGGGCGAGCACACGCTTTCTGAAATGTATGTGGTGCGCAAAGCCTACGAGGGCAAGGCCGAGAATTACATCCGCATGCATGGCAACCACAACTTCGGTCCCGGTGGTGCCTTCCACGATATTCCGTGGGTGATCCGTCATTACGGCATTGTGCCGCAGGAAGTATATAAGGGTCTCGAATACGGTTCGGAAACGCATAACCATGAGGAACTGGACGGTATTCTCACGGCTTCGGTCAAGGTAATCAAAGACAACCCGCAAAAAACGCTGACGCCTGCTTGGAAGAAGGCCATTTCGGGTGTGTTGGACGCCTACTTGGGCGATGACCCGAAGGAGTTCACCTACAACGGCAAGAACTACACGCCCCGCTCGTATGCCGATGAGCTTGGTCTGAACATGGACGATTATGTGGCCATCACCTCTTACACGCACCATCCGTTCTACTCACAGTTCGTACTCGAAATTCCCGACAACTGGGCATTCGGGTTGTGCTACAACGTTCCGTTGGATGAACTGATGCAGGTAATGGAACATGCCGTAAGCAGCGGTTACACCTTTGCGTGGGGAGCCGATGTTTCGGAAGACGGGTTCGCTTTCCGCGAAGGGTTGGCAATTCTGCCTAAGGATGAAACTACCATCAAGAAAAGAGGAAAGGACGGCAAGTATTACAACGATGGTGGTGCCGAAAAAAGCAGCAATGCGTTTGAAGAGCCTGTGGAGCAGTGTTGGGTAACGCAGGAAGAACGTCAGGAGGCGTTCGACAACTTCGAGACCACGGATGACCATGGCATGCACGTAACAGGGCTGGTGAAGGACCAGATGGGCAACAAGTACTTCATTGTCAAGAACTCATGGGGGTTGAAATACAACGATTGTGATGGGTATTTCTACGCCTCAGAGGCCTACGCCCGCTACAAGACCATGAACATCTTCCTGCACAAGGATGCCATTCCGAAGGACATCAAGAAGAAGCTGGGGATTTAG